Proteins encoded within one genomic window of Streptomyces taklimakanensis:
- a CDS encoding DUF2332 domain-containing protein: MSRHVSTDPDPDVESRTIADEYRLFAERQARGRSPRYETLSLGVAEDERLLALLRELPPIKRQPNLLLAAARHLGAPVDSSDGFRAWVIAHWDRVSSLVLSRLTQTNESARCATLLPLLAALPQPLALIEVGASAGLCLHPDRYRYRYDEGEPFGPTDSPITLPCRTTGPVPIPRRLPEVVRRAGVDLNPLDPSDPEDAGWLESLVWPEQTERLERLRGALEVARAEPAHLVRGDLNETVGRLVAQAPEGATPVVFHSAVLAYLSPEARARFTRTMRGLPCRWISNEAPDVLPAVRDLLPEPPPTGRTTFVLGLDERPVAFTGPHGEHLDWFAGARLPVPGE; encoded by the coding sequence ATGAGCAGGCATGTGAGCACCGATCCGGACCCGGACGTCGAGTCGCGGACGATCGCGGACGAATACCGACTCTTCGCCGAGCGCCAGGCGAGGGGGCGTTCACCCCGCTACGAGACGTTGAGCCTGGGGGTGGCCGAGGACGAGAGGCTCCTGGCGCTACTGCGCGAGCTTCCGCCGATCAAGCGTCAGCCCAACCTCCTGCTGGCCGCCGCACGGCATCTGGGCGCGCCCGTCGACTCGTCCGACGGATTCCGCGCGTGGGTGATCGCCCACTGGGACCGGGTGAGTTCCCTCGTGTTGTCGCGGCTGACGCAGACGAACGAGAGCGCGCGGTGCGCCACCTTGCTGCCGCTGCTCGCGGCGCTGCCGCAGCCGCTGGCGCTCATCGAGGTCGGAGCCTCGGCCGGGCTCTGCCTCCACCCGGACCGGTACCGCTACCGCTATGACGAGGGTGAACCGTTCGGACCGACGGACAGCCCGATCACCCTGCCCTGCCGTACCACTGGCCCGGTGCCGATACCGCGTCGGTTGCCCGAGGTCGTCCGGCGGGCCGGAGTCGACCTCAATCCGCTCGACCCCTCGGATCCCGAGGACGCCGGCTGGCTGGAGAGCCTGGTCTGGCCGGAGCAGACCGAGCGCCTGGAGCGACTGCGCGGCGCCCTCGAAGTGGCCCGCGCCGAGCCGGCGCACCTGGTCCGCGGAGACCTGAACGAGACAGTGGGCCGACTGGTGGCCCAAGCTCCCGAGGGGGCCACGCCCGTGGTCTTCCACAGCGCGGTTCTGGCCTACCTCTCACCTGAGGCACGCGCGCGGTTCACGCGGACGATGCGGGGCCTTCCGTGCCGCTGGATCTCCAACGAGGCGCCCGACGTGCTCCCCGCGGTGCGGGACCTCCTGCCTGAGCCACCCCCGACCGGCCGCACCACGTTCGTCCTCGGCCTCGATGAGCGTCCGGTCGCGTTCACCGGACCACATGGCGAACATCTCGACTGGTTCGCCGGTGCCCGCCTTCCGGTTCCGGGCGAATGA
- a CDS encoding DUF11 domain-containing protein, with amino-acid sequence MGTAGPGGRNRLVRLGTSLLLVVPLLTVTAASEQSGAEPRPRAADAAETRIAYAGTRHRSLGRVATDTSSTPLFGAGPAHFDVQPSALGDTLVFASRRDEKDPQVYLRSADGSVRRLTDGRDAAHPRLTPDGQAVVFDSAEPGGPGGQTQRDLWLVRTDGTGLTRLTDTPSDEEHPTVSPDGRRLAYSGDGVPSAGPQIYVRPLTGGAASRITDPANGAATEPVWNPVDDPAHRDLIAYTATAAGQDDPQLRVTDGRTDGPLLGGARERWRAHGAAWLPDGDEVLFLSPEITCECEGDWDHVFRAPVHSAEVPSLVLSEDREVLSPTWLGPLDGGGAVVERVSAAGPNTVTLQDVRTDGADPRDLGLTILREDPRADDPGPGSTEDPLFRPAPGYDPWTVRQNYTPDGRRIVVTRFEDGPDGRRIQRIWTVDADGSNAAPMPLAGRGPADWDTDPTFSPDGEYLAFTRTSPGGVGRPGRVLIADVGTGEIRGEIVPPDGQGTGGDAQPVWSPDGTTLAFTRNHVINGNGGNKHVWTVPVDDLGRQRDLSAAVCPGECEVIDDSPAFSPDGRGIVFNRQNGGGRADERKGLLLTSPTGEDCRVLLPDAARDLPGACRRELPDTSATGPFQPRDAAWTADGTGLVFSSRAGLPAHSPEKLSLLDTASGALTPITAGLPGRQKEPSVQRSVDLAVRAPGTAGEVTVGRSTTVRVEVVNNGPAASPGTRLTVAPPPGVRITRMAWPGGTCDAASLQCDVGVVPPGTTVPVDVTLTGVVPGVAPVDWSVTGAVLDPRPGDNAGRTLVPVREAPPPPTTPSPTTPAPSTPPPTAPPPPATPPSTAPPPTVPPAPDEPEAGPGVRVTAQPDPGYVGGRVVVTYTVRNGREALATGLRLRIGLPAGIPNNGPPPGCDRSWVCALPDLDPGESTVVRVVLSPDRALTGRVTGDLTTTGTDADRRDNTARQRLRVLQPRIVAVPPIGKPGFVTSVRGRDFPPGVPVRFTWKPGITAAAAPTVPEPDGTFIGQLLILPKDQTGPRTITAAGPGFSAVTTDFLVVSGTVQPPDGVTRR; translated from the coding sequence ATGGGAACCGCCGGCCCCGGCGGGCGGAACCGCCTGGTCAGGCTCGGCACGTCGTTGCTGCTGGTGGTCCCGTTGCTCACGGTGACGGCGGCCTCCGAGCAGAGCGGCGCCGAGCCCCGGCCGCGGGCGGCCGACGCCGCGGAGACCCGGATCGCGTACGCCGGTACCCGGCACCGCAGTCTCGGCCGGGTCGCCACCGACACCTCCAGCACGCCGCTGTTCGGCGCGGGCCCCGCCCACTTCGACGTCCAGCCGTCCGCCCTCGGCGACACGCTGGTGTTCGCGAGCCGCCGTGACGAGAAGGACCCGCAGGTCTACCTGCGGTCCGCCGACGGTTCGGTCCGCCGCCTCACCGACGGCCGGGACGCGGCGCACCCCCGGCTGACGCCGGACGGGCAGGCCGTGGTGTTCGACTCCGCCGAGCCCGGCGGCCCGGGCGGCCAAACCCAGCGCGACCTGTGGCTGGTGCGCACCGACGGCACCGGCCTGACGCGACTCACCGACACGCCCTCGGACGAGGAGCATCCGACGGTCTCCCCGGACGGGCGGCGCCTGGCGTACTCCGGCGACGGCGTCCCGTCGGCCGGACCGCAGATCTACGTCCGGCCCCTGACCGGCGGCGCCGCCTCCCGGATCACCGACCCCGCGAACGGCGCGGCCACCGAGCCGGTGTGGAACCCGGTCGACGACCCCGCGCACCGGGACCTGATCGCGTACACCGCCACCGCCGCCGGACAGGACGACCCCCAGCTGCGGGTGACGGACGGGCGCACCGACGGGCCGCTGCTCGGGGGTGCGCGGGAGCGGTGGCGGGCCCACGGGGCAGCGTGGCTGCCCGACGGGGACGAGGTGCTGTTCCTGAGCCCCGAGATCACCTGCGAGTGCGAGGGCGACTGGGACCACGTGTTCCGGGCGCCCGTGCACTCCGCCGAGGTCCCCTCGCTGGTGCTCAGCGAGGACCGGGAGGTCCTCTCGCCCACCTGGCTCGGCCCGCTCGACGGCGGTGGCGCGGTGGTGGAGCGCGTCTCGGCGGCCGGCCCGAACACGGTGACGCTGCAGGACGTCCGGACGGACGGGGCCGACCCCCGCGACCTGGGGCTGACGATCCTGAGGGAGGACCCGAGGGCCGACGACCCCGGGCCCGGGTCCACCGAGGACCCGCTGTTCCGGCCCGCGCCCGGGTACGACCCGTGGACCGTGCGGCAGAACTACACGCCCGACGGCCGCCGGATCGTGGTGACCCGCTTCGAGGACGGCCCCGACGGCCGCCGGATCCAACGGATCTGGACGGTGGACGCCGACGGCTCCAACGCGGCACCCATGCCGCTCGCGGGACGCGGCCCGGCGGACTGGGACACCGATCCGACGTTCTCCCCGGACGGCGAGTACCTCGCCTTCACCCGGACCTCGCCGGGCGGTGTCGGGCGTCCCGGCCGCGTCCTGATCGCGGACGTCGGGACCGGCGAGATCCGCGGCGAGATCGTCCCGCCGGACGGGCAGGGCACCGGCGGCGACGCTCAGCCCGTCTGGTCCCCCGACGGCACCACCCTGGCCTTCACCCGCAACCACGTGATCAACGGGAACGGCGGCAACAAGCACGTCTGGACCGTGCCCGTGGACGACCTGGGCCGGCAGCGCGATCTGAGCGCAGCGGTCTGCCCGGGCGAGTGCGAGGTCATCGACGACAGCCCGGCGTTCTCGCCGGACGGGCGCGGCATCGTCTTCAACCGCCAGAACGGCGGCGGCCGGGCCGACGAGCGCAAGGGCCTCCTGCTGACGTCCCCGACGGGCGAGGACTGCCGGGTGCTGTTGCCCGACGCCGCCCGCGACCTCCCCGGCGCCTGCCGGCGGGAGCTGCCGGACACCTCGGCCACCGGCCCGTTCCAGCCGCGTGACGCCGCCTGGACGGCCGACGGCACCGGTTTGGTGTTCAGCTCCCGCGCCGGCCTTCCGGCCCACAGTCCCGAGAAGCTGAGCCTGCTGGACACCGCGTCCGGCGCCCTCACCCCGATCACCGCCGGTCTGCCGGGCCGGCAGAAGGAGCCCAGCGTCCAGCGGTCCGTGGATCTCGCGGTCCGCGCGCCCGGCACCGCCGGGGAGGTCACCGTCGGCCGCTCCACCACGGTCCGCGTCGAGGTCGTGAACAACGGCCCGGCCGCCTCCCCCGGCACCCGGCTGACCGTCGCTCCGCCGCCCGGCGTGCGGATCACCCGGATGGCGTGGCCCGGGGGCACCTGCGACGCCGCGTCCCTCCAGTGCGACGTCGGCGTGGTGCCGCCCGGCACCACCGTCCCGGTGGACGTCACCCTCACCGGGGTCGTCCCCGGTGTGGCACCGGTCGACTGGTCGGTCACCGGGGCCGTCCTGGATCCCAGGCCCGGCGACAACGCCGGCCGGACCCTGGTGCCGGTGCGCGAGGCCCCGCCGCCCCCGACGACCCCGTCCCCGACGACCCCGGCACCGTCCACCCCGCCGCCGACGGCCCCGCCCCCGCCGGCCACCCCTCCGTCCACAGCTCCGCCGCCCACCGTGCCCCCGGCGCCGGACGAGCCCGAGGCCGGCCCCGGAGTGCGCGTCACGGCCCAGCCCGACCCCGGCTACGTCGGCGGGCGCGTCGTGGTGACGTACACCGTGCGCAACGGCCGCGAGGCGCTGGCGACCGGGCTGCGGCTGCGCATCGGCCTGCCCGCCGGGATCCCGAACAACGGGCCGCCGCCGGGCTGCGACCGCTCCTGGGTGTGCGCGCTGCCGGACCTGGACCCGGGCGAGAGCACCGTCGTCCGGGTGGTCCTCAGCCCCGACAGGGCACTGACCGGCCGTGTCACCGGCGACCTCACCACCACCGGGACGGACGCCGACCGACGCGACAACACCGCCCGGCAGCGGCTGCGCGTTCTCCAGCCGCGCATCGTCGCGGTGCCGCCGATCGGCAAGCCCGGCTTCGTCACCTCGGTGCGCGGCCGGGACTTCCCGCCGGGAGTGCCGGTGCGGTTCACCTGGAAGCCGGGGATCACCGCCGCGGCGGCACCGACCGTGCCGGAGCCGGACGGCACGTTCATCGGTCAACTCCTCATCCTCCCCAAGGACCAGACCGGACCGCGCACCATCACCGCCGCCGGTCCCGGGTTCTCGGCGGTGACGACCGACTTCCTGGTGGTCAGCGGCACCGTGCAGCCGCCCGACGGGGTGACCCGCCGGTGA
- a CDS encoding AAA family ATPase, giving the protein MTHTVEPTAEPTARTAARTDARTDVEAAAQAGAAAVSAGAEHLWTRLRLVEERVRHAVAVRRAADPDPDDPYRGQYLTPEAVARILDEPGGLGLPAHEPRHPPAGSVLGGLAARFGLSPLDLDLLLVAVAPDLDPRFERLYGYLNDDLTRRRPTVGLALELCGLAGASPARFRLAPGAPLTAGGLVEVTEPDRPPLSRVLVVPDRVTGHLLGDARPDARLAEVLGEAHEDPTAEAAEVRRAAAAAGAGTGAGAGLVHLRGRGGDAAGLATAALRAAGLPPLVLDAAALARRSDDVPELARVAALEARLTGAGVVLGPLEALPARPAERARTLAALCGALRGIPLLTHGTAGWDPAWAADSPVVLTVSAPPPGRQAARWRHALERAAGDGSAPGDTEALARSVAAHRLDSGRLRRAADVATRTAALEGRPVGPDDLRAAVRAQNGAGLDRLARRIEPGVGWDDLVLPPTTHRRLRELALRARHREQVLGQWGMRPGGGRGRGVIALFAGESGTGKTMSAEVVAADLGMDLYVVDLSTVVDKYVGETEKNLERIFTEASAVNAVLLFDEADAIFGKRSEVKDAHDRHANIESAYLLQRMESFDGIAVLTTNLRANLDEAFTRRLDVVADFPVPDAGRRLALWERCLGERLPRDGDVDLAFCADRFELAGGSIRACAVTAAYLAAEADGPLTMRQVVTAVAQEYRKLGRLVLEGEFGPWLAVAAEA; this is encoded by the coding sequence GTGACGCACACCGTCGAACCCACTGCCGAACCCACCGCCCGGACCGCCGCGCGGACCGACGCCCGGACCGACGTCGAAGCCGCCGCGCAGGCGGGCGCCGCAGCCGTCTCCGCCGGCGCGGAGCACCTGTGGACGCGGCTCCGTCTGGTCGAGGAGCGGGTGCGGCACGCGGTGGCGGTCCGCCGCGCCGCCGACCCCGATCCCGACGACCCGTACCGGGGCCAGTACCTCACCCCCGAGGCGGTCGCCCGCATCCTGGACGAGCCGGGCGGCCTCGGCCTGCCCGCCCACGAGCCCCGGCACCCGCCGGCCGGTTCCGTCCTCGGCGGCCTCGCCGCACGGTTCGGACTGTCCCCGCTGGACCTGGACCTGCTCCTGGTCGCGGTGGCACCGGACCTGGACCCGCGGTTCGAGCGGCTCTACGGCTACCTCAACGACGATCTGACGCGCCGCCGGCCCACGGTCGGGCTCGCCCTGGAGCTGTGCGGACTCGCCGGGGCGTCCCCCGCCCGGTTCCGGCTCGCCCCCGGAGCGCCGCTGACCGCGGGCGGTCTGGTGGAGGTCACCGAGCCGGACCGGCCGCCGCTCTCCCGCGTCCTGGTGGTCCCGGACCGGGTCACCGGGCATCTGCTGGGCGACGCGCGACCCGACGCCCGGCTCGCCGAGGTGCTCGGCGAGGCCCACGAGGACCCGACCGCCGAGGCGGCGGAGGTCCGCCGGGCGGCGGCCGCGGCCGGGGCCGGGACCGGGGCCGGGGCCGGCCTCGTCCATCTGCGCGGCCGGGGCGGCGACGCCGCGGGGCTGGCCACCGCCGCCCTGCGCGCGGCCGGGCTGCCCCCGCTCGTCCTGGACGCGGCGGCGCTCGCCCGGCGCTCCGACGACGTACCGGAGCTGGCGCGGGTGGCCGCCCTCGAAGCCCGCCTGACCGGTGCCGGGGTCGTCCTCGGTCCCTTGGAGGCGCTGCCCGCCCGACCCGCCGAACGAGCCCGGACGTTGGCGGCGCTGTGCGGGGCGCTGCGGGGGATCCCCCTGTTGACGCACGGCACCGCCGGCTGGGATCCGGCGTGGGCGGCCGACAGCCCCGTCGTCCTGACCGTGTCGGCGCCTCCCCCCGGGCGGCAGGCCGCGCGCTGGCGGCACGCCCTGGAGCGGGCCGCCGGCGACGGCTCCGCGCCCGGCGACACCGAGGCGCTCGCCCGGTCGGTGGCCGCGCACCGTCTGGATTCGGGCCGGTTGCGCCGCGCCGCCGACGTGGCGACCCGCACCGCCGCCCTGGAGGGCCGCCCGGTGGGCCCCGACGACCTGCGGGCCGCCGTACGGGCCCAGAACGGCGCCGGGCTCGACCGCCTCGCCCGCCGGATCGAGCCCGGCGTCGGCTGGGACGACCTGGTGCTCCCGCCGACCACCCACCGGCGGCTGCGCGAACTCGCGCTGCGCGCCCGCCACCGCGAGCAGGTGCTCGGACAGTGGGGGATGCGGCCCGGCGGCGGGCGGGGTCGCGGCGTGATCGCGCTGTTCGCGGGCGAGTCGGGCACCGGCAAGACCATGTCCGCCGAGGTCGTCGCGGCGGACCTGGGCATGGACCTGTACGTGGTGGACCTGTCCACGGTCGTCGACAAGTACGTCGGGGAGACCGAGAAGAACCTGGAGCGGATCTTCACCGAGGCGTCGGCGGTCAACGCGGTGCTGCTCTTCGACGAGGCCGACGCGATCTTCGGCAAGCGCTCGGAGGTGAAGGACGCCCACGACCGGCACGCCAACATCGAGTCGGCGTACCTGCTGCAGCGCATGGAGTCGTTCGACGGGATCGCGGTGCTGACCACCAACCTGCGGGCCAACCTGGACGAGGCGTTCACCCGCCGCCTGGACGTGGTGGCGGACTTCCCCGTGCCCGACGCCGGCCGGCGCCTGGCCCTGTGGGAGCGGTGCCTGGGCGAGCGGCTGCCCCGGGACGGTGACGTGGACCTCGCCTTCTGCGCGGACCGCTTCGAACTCGCCGGCGGCTCCATCCGCGCCTGCGCGGTCACCGCGGCCTACCTGGCGGCGGAGGCCGACGGGCCGCTGACCATGCGGCAGGTGGTGACGGCGGTGGCGCAGGAGTACCGCAAGCTGGGCCGGCTGGTCCTGGAGGGCGAGTTCGGGCCGTGGCTGGCGGTCGCGGCCGAGGCGTGA
- a CDS encoding hydrolytic protein, which yields MTPSQASSGPGAPDVDIPAVTVAPGDTATTGVTVRNDSDIVEAYNLEVVGDCAPWTTVDPPRVSLYPGTSETVTIRLEPPRSPEVRAGEVPLGVRVLPTEHPESVRVLETTVHIEEFRELRAELVPRRRRGWLRGRYRLTVRNQGNSPVRVGFTPGQAGEELGFAFSPAEPKPEPGESTEVGLRVRTGKPVWFGAPVVWPFTVDTAETGDQETVGRDATAVRAPLDAEFVQIPIFPRWLLVVLAALLALLLAWFALVRPAVRSAAEEAVNEAVQPRPTPAGQPGGQAPDTGPGGGLDARPGGREPGATPGSGGDGSAADAGTSGGAGVSGGAGRQSSATIDLQTPGGATRTGTYRVPDNSVFGITDIVVANFQGDEGVLTITFGDRKITTIALETFRNQDYHWVTPIEIPENDTVTVEVTCEKPGTPATGRRARGCHEVLNVSGVLSRTAR from the coding sequence GTGACGCCTTCCCAAGCCTCTTCCGGCCCCGGTGCGCCCGACGTCGACATCCCGGCGGTGACAGTGGCACCGGGCGACACGGCCACGACCGGTGTGACGGTCCGCAACGACAGCGACATCGTCGAGGCGTACAACCTGGAGGTCGTCGGGGACTGCGCTCCCTGGACCACCGTGGACCCCCCGCGGGTCTCCCTCTATCCCGGCACCTCGGAGACGGTGACGATCCGCCTGGAGCCGCCGCGCTCTCCGGAGGTCCGGGCCGGCGAGGTGCCCCTCGGAGTGCGGGTCCTGCCGACCGAGCACCCCGAGTCGGTGCGGGTCCTCGAAACCACCGTGCACATCGAGGAGTTCCGGGAACTGCGCGCGGAGCTGGTTCCGAGGCGCCGACGCGGTTGGCTGCGGGGCCGCTACCGGCTGACGGTGCGCAACCAGGGCAACTCCCCCGTGCGGGTGGGCTTCACCCCCGGCCAGGCGGGCGAGGAGTTGGGGTTCGCCTTCAGCCCGGCGGAGCCGAAACCGGAGCCCGGCGAGTCGACGGAGGTCGGGCTGCGGGTCCGTACGGGCAAGCCGGTGTGGTTCGGCGCCCCGGTGGTGTGGCCGTTCACCGTGGACACCGCCGAAACCGGTGACCAGGAGACGGTGGGCCGGGACGCGACCGCCGTCCGGGCACCGTTGGACGCGGAGTTCGTCCAGATCCCGATCTTCCCCAGGTGGCTGCTCGTGGTGCTCGCCGCGCTGCTGGCGCTGTTGCTCGCGTGGTTCGCGCTGGTCCGCCCGGCGGTGCGCAGCGCCGCCGAGGAGGCGGTCAACGAGGCGGTCCAGCCGCGTCCCACGCCCGCCGGTCAGCCGGGCGGACAGGCCCCGGACACCGGACCCGGCGGCGGCCTGGACGCCCGCCCCGGCGGCCGGGAGCCGGGTGCGACGCCCGGATCGGGCGGTGACGGGTCGGCGGCCGACGCCGGAACCTCGGGCGGTGCCGGTGTCTCGGGCGGTGCCGGCCGGCAGAGCTCGGCGACCATCGATCTGCAGACGCCCGGAGGGGCGACCAGGACCGGCACCTACCGGGTGCCCGACAACAGCGTCTTCGGGATCACGGATATCGTCGTCGCCAACTTCCAGGGGGACGAAGGGGTGTTGACGATCACCTTCGGCGACCGAAAGATCACCACGATCGCGCTGGAGACCTTCCGGAACCAGGACTATCACTGGGTGACCCCCATCGAGATTCCCGAGAACGACACCGTGACCGTGGAGGTGACCTGTGAGAAGCCGGGCACGCCGGCCACCGGTCGCCGGGCGCGGGGGTGCCATGAAGTTCTGAACGTGAGCGGTGTACTCAGCCGTACCGCGCGATGA
- a CDS encoding Pvc16 family protein has translation MIHEVDEGLRRLLGESGLEASGVEVVFDAPTRDWAARRSAPTVCVFLYDIREDATRRGSGAGEVYDADGRLVARRTPPRWFELTYLVTAWANRPQDEHRLLSQVLACLVAGDVLPARLLTGTLAELGLTVDLETVGAGDDGPAASDVWSALGGELKASLGVRVRAPLAGVSTAVAPPVTEGLVVRSATRREGGEAVAGRRLRYPETIDPGPDGFAAPRGRPPAPARRRRRGDRQP, from the coding sequence GTGATCCACGAGGTGGACGAGGGACTGCGCCGCCTGCTCGGCGAGTCCGGCCTGGAGGCGTCGGGCGTCGAGGTGGTCTTCGACGCCCCCACCCGGGACTGGGCGGCGCGCCGCAGCGCCCCGACGGTCTGCGTCTTCCTGTACGACATCCGCGAGGACGCCACCCGGCGCGGCAGCGGCGCCGGGGAGGTGTACGACGCGGACGGGCGGCTCGTGGCACGGCGTACCCCGCCCCGCTGGTTCGAACTGACGTACCTGGTCACGGCCTGGGCGAACCGCCCGCAGGACGAGCACCGGCTGCTCTCGCAGGTGCTCGCCTGCCTGGTGGCCGGCGACGTCCTGCCCGCGCGGCTGCTCACCGGCACGCTCGCCGAACTCGGCCTGACCGTGGACCTGGAGACCGTGGGGGCGGGGGACGACGGACCGGCCGCCTCCGATGTGTGGTCGGCGCTCGGCGGGGAGCTGAAGGCGTCGCTCGGGGTGCGGGTGCGGGCGCCGCTGGCCGGGGTGAGCACGGCCGTCGCGCCGCCGGTCACCGAGGGGCTCGTCGTCCGCTCCGCCACCCGGCGCGAGGGCGGCGAGGCGGTGGCGGGGCGCCGGCTGCGCTACCCGGAGACGATCGACCCGGGCCCGGACGGCTTCGCCGCTCCGCGTGGGCGGCCGCCCGCCCCCGCCCGGCGCCGCCGCCGGGGAGACCGCCAGCCGTGA
- a CDS encoding AAA family ATPase: MFSSAPQSTSTPAAGTPGTGTRLALADDLLALLRTTTTEPRPDEKLEALTLAVAADLPVLLWGEPGIGKTAALTQLATSLDLPLTTVIASVHEPSDFSGLPVVGDDPAVRGVPMAPPQWAVELVRAGRGLLFLDELSTATPAVQAALLRVVLERRVGALQLPSRVRIVAAANPRASAADGWELSPPLANRFVHLHWAHDREVVVRGLGGVWPRAELPRLVSERLPEAVAFARRAVCGFLEARPTLIHRLPGTETRRGGAWPSPRSWEAALTLLAFGRAASVSREVLALLVRGAVGDGPGLELLAHLERMDLPDPESLLAEPVSAELPKRGDLRQAALEAVVAAVGARPERERWEAGWAVLVRALETGAPDLLVAPATALAALRRDDWEVPEAVERLAGVVGLARRADRSVERATAAAEAGRATGTCR; encoded by the coding sequence ATGTTCTCCAGTGCCCCTCAGTCCACCTCGACCCCGGCCGCCGGCACGCCCGGAACCGGTACCCGACTCGCCCTCGCCGACGACCTCCTGGCCCTCCTGCGGACGACCACCACCGAACCACGCCCCGACGAAAAGCTCGAAGCGCTCACCCTGGCCGTCGCGGCCGACCTGCCCGTGTTGCTCTGGGGCGAACCGGGCATAGGCAAGACCGCGGCCCTGACGCAGCTCGCCACCTCCCTCGACCTGCCGCTGACGACCGTGATCGCCAGTGTCCACGAGCCGTCCGACTTCTCCGGGCTACCCGTCGTAGGCGACGACCCGGCGGTGCGGGGGGTGCCGATGGCGCCGCCGCAGTGGGCGGTGGAACTCGTGCGGGCCGGGCGGGGACTGCTCTTTCTGGACGAGCTTTCCACCGCTACCCCCGCGGTCCAAGCCGCACTGCTCCGGGTCGTCCTGGAACGAAGGGTCGGTGCGCTGCAATTGCCGTCGAGAGTTCGGATCGTAGCCGCGGCCAATCCCCGCGCGTCGGCGGCGGACGGGTGGGAGCTGAGCCCGCCTTTGGCCAACCGGTTCGTGCATCTGCACTGGGCGCACGACCGGGAGGTGGTGGTGCGCGGACTGGGCGGGGTCTGGCCCCGGGCGGAGCTGCCCCGGCTGGTGTCGGAACGGTTGCCGGAGGCGGTGGCTTTCGCCCGGCGCGCGGTGTGCGGCTTCCTGGAAGCCCGACCGACACTGATCCACCGGCTGCCGGGCACCGAGACGCGGCGCGGCGGTGCCTGGCCCTCGCCCCGGAGCTGGGAGGCCGCGTTGACCCTGCTGGCTTTCGGTAGGGCGGCCTCCGTCTCCCGGGAGGTGTTGGCGCTGCTGGTACGGGGCGCGGTGGGGGACGGGCCGGGGCTCGAACTCCTCGCCCACCTGGAACGGATGGATCTGCCGGATCCGGAGTCGCTGCTGGCCGAGCCGGTCTCCGCCGAGCTGCCGAAGCGGGGCGATCTGCGTCAGGCGGCGCTGGAGGCGGTGGTGGCCGCCGTAGGGGCGCGGCCGGAACGGGAGCGATGGGAGGCGGGCTGGGCGGTACTGGTCCGAGCGCTGGAAACCGGCGCCCCGGACCTGCTGGTCGCCCCGGCGACGGCGCTGGCCGCGTTGCGGCGCGACGACTGGGAGGTGCCGGAGGCGGTGGAGCGGCTGGCCGGGGTGGTCGGTCTCGCCCGGCGGGCGGATCGGTCGGTGGAGCGGGCAACGGCGGCGGCCGAAGCCGGGCGTGCGACGGGGACGTGCCGATGA
- a CDS encoding LuxR C-terminal-related transcriptional regulator: MLCSDKGSSVTSATTPPRVPAQPRSTRRASRSDHPGRVTVAVYAADPVLRVGIVQQLRPRPEVDLLDDTDAEQAQASLVVVDGVDDGVAALLHRLRHNTAGRTGLVVGTLGPGALQRVIECGVAAVLRRTEADQDRLLHLVLAIANGEGVLPGDLLGELLTHVSGLQRSALDPRGLSLSTLTTREADMLRLVSEGLNTAEIARKTAYSERTVKNVLNEITTRLQLRNRAHAVGYALRNGLI, encoded by the coding sequence ATGCTCTGCTCAGACAAAGGCAGTTCGGTCACGTCCGCCACCACGCCGCCACGTGTGCCCGCCCAGCCCCGGTCCACGCGCCGGGCCTCCCGCTCCGACCACCCGGGCCGGGTGACCGTGGCCGTCTACGCCGCCGATCCGGTCCTGCGCGTCGGCATCGTCCAGCAGTTGCGCCCGCGCCCCGAGGTCGATCTGCTCGACGACACCGACGCGGAGCAGGCGCAGGCATCGCTGGTGGTCGTGGACGGCGTCGACGACGGTGTGGCCGCCCTGCTGCACCGGCTGCGACACAACACCGCCGGTCGCACGGGCCTGGTGGTCGGCACGCTCGGGCCCGGCGCGCTGCAACGCGTCATCGAGTGCGGCGTCGCGGCGGTGCTGCGGCGTACCGAGGCCGACCAGGACCGGCTTCTCCACCTGGTCCTGGCGATAGCCAACGGTGAGGGCGTGCTGCCCGGCGATCTGCTCGGCGAGCTGCTCACGCACGTGAGCGGCCTCCAGCGCTCGGCGCTCGACCCGCGGGGCCTGTCCCTGTCCACGCTGACCACGCGCGAGGCGGACATGCTGCGCCTGGTGTCGGAGGGCCTGAACACAGCGGAGATCGCCCGCAAGACCGCGTACTCCGAACGGACCGTCAAGAACGTGCTGAACGAGATCACCACGCGGCTGCAACTGCGCAATCGGGCCCACGCGGTCGGTTACGCGCTCCGCAACGGGCTGATCTGA